One Malus domestica chromosome 11, GDT2T_hap1 genomic region harbors:
- the LOC103436169 gene encoding uncharacterized protein isoform X1, with the protein MDREWIRNPNRVSREYLNGISEFLKTASKHVNAEGYTKCPCQNCNNCRLKSLREIQQDLGRYGMSFNYTTWTHHGERLRTVSSCSNPQPVSRPITEIGSDNDHVMNVINDLHPHTHVSQNNALEEDDNTISNDNVEVDESSMPREEHEKFERLLKQAQRELYPGCEGFSVLTAIVEFMHGKVMFGMSNTCYDYFMALFKRMLPKDNVLPPSHYEANKILKDLGLGCEKIHACKYDCVLFYKENKALDQCPVCNEPRYHKSSPDKKRKIPRKVLRYFPLKPRLQRLYMSVHTANDMRWHKEKRVDDDIMRHPADGTAWKEFDNIYPDFAADPRNVRLGLATDGFNPFNNMSKPYSMWPVVVVPYNLPPWRCMKKEFSIMTLLIPGDKAPGREIDVYLRPLIDELKELWENGVPTYDKATNSMFNLRAALMWTINDFPAYANLSGWGTKGYNACPVCNEDGTSERFSDKICYMGHRRWLPWNHAWRDNKDSFDGRTEYRARPREFSGEEILAQVANLNFGRMGKHDNNPDKKMKKTPEHRNWSKKSVFFELEYWSKLKIRHNLDVMHIEKNVSDSVVGTILDLEGKSKDTHKARNDLMNLGIKENLWLEWDGSKWNKGHPFYTVEPKFQKEFLEFLKWVKYPDGYAASISRNVKVGEKKISGLKSHDCHVLLQRLIPVGIRKFLPENVVEPIIELSSFFQQICAKTLCVVDLERLKENIVYILCKLEQIFPPAFFDVMIHVMIHLVDEAILAGPVNFRWMYPIERLLGRYKRYVRNKARPEGSITAVYLSNESLTFCGMYLRNVESSFNRRERNIDGGVRLEKLSVFAQIAKPFMGSSSVEFTSADMKIAEWFIFNNCDEVTPFLDREHEEIIKRESSSNVEQRHKDKFPSWFREHMRSLGKEKSPLYNDELFELARGAVRAETYQGCVVNGVKFVVAERDDRLITQNSGVYVPGDVDTGELEFYGKLTSVIELLYRQGYKVVLFKCHWFNTDPSRRGSIKRDYHLISVNTNTRWYDNDPYILATQAKQVFYVADPKAGTGWKVIQRIQHRNVWDIPEKGNSEGDSSDDDVTYQENSSSDIPDMAQVQHIDETLTPYCLENVPPVAVEIDSIIIDLGALPRIDENEFIYNYNEESSIDTDDYISNEENSSHGDDSSSSTTDDDSDLDY; encoded by the exons ATGGACAGGGAATGGATACGAAATCCGAATCGAGTGAGTAGGGAATATTTAAATGGGATTTCAGAATTTTTGAAAACTGCAAGCAAACATGTCAACGCTGAGGGTTATACTAAGTGCCCATGCCAGAATTGTAACAACTGTAGATTAAAGTCATTGAGAGAAATTCAGCAAGATTTGGGTAGATATGGAATGTCATTCAATTATACTACATGGACTCATCATGGGGAACGATTGAGAACTGTTTCAAGTTGTTCAAACCCACAACCAGTGTCGCGACCTATTACTGAAATAGGAAGTGATAATGATCATGTAATGAATGTAATCAATGATCTTCATCCACACACGCATGTTAGTCAAAACAATGCGTTGGAGGAGGATGATAACACAATCAGCAATGATAATGTGGAAGTGGATGAGTCCAGCATGCCTAGAGAAGAACATGAAAAGTTTGAGAGATTATTAAAACAAGCTCAACGAGAATTGTACCCTGGGTGTGAAGGTTTCTCTGTACTAACGGCAATTGTGGAGTTCATGCATGGCAAGGTCATGTTTGGAATGTCCAACACATGCTATGATTATTTCATGGCACTTTTCAAACGGATGCTTCCGAAAGATAATGTTTTGCCTCCATCACATTATGAAGCAAATAAGATTTTGAAAGATTTAGGGTTAGGGTGTGAAAAAATTCATGCCTGCAAGTATGATTGTGTGTTgttttacaaagaaaataaagcgTTAGATCAGTGTCCTGTTTGTAATGAGCCTAGGTATCATAAGAGTTCTCCGGACAAGAAGCGGAAGATTCCGAGAAAAGTGCTACGATATTTTCCACTTAAGCCAAGATTGCAACGGCTGTACATGTCAGTGCACACGGCCAATGATATGAGGTGGCATAAGGAAAAGAGGGTTGATGATGATATCATGCGACATCCCGCTGACGGAACTGCATGGAAAGAGTTTGACAATATATATCCTGACTTTGCAGCAGACCCTCGGAATGTGAGGTTAGGCCTTGCCACGGATGGATTTAATCCATTCAATAATATGAGTAAACCTTATAGTATGTGGCCTGTGGTGGTTGTTCCATATAATTTGCCGCCTTGGAGATGTATGAAAAAAGAATTTTCCATTATGACATTGCTAATCCCAGGTGATAAAGCACCTGGAAGAGAAATCGATGTGTATTTACGACCGTTAATTGATGAGCTGAAAGAATTATGGGAAAATGGTGTGCCAACATATGATAAGGCTACTAATTCTATGTTTAACTTACGTGCGGCATTGATGTGGACAATCAATGATTTTCCAGCTTACGCAAATCTATCGGGATGGGGCACTAAGGGCTATAATGCATGCCCTGTTTGTAATGAGGACGGAACATCAGAAAGGTTCAGCGACAAGATTTGTTACATGGGACATCGACGGTGGCTACCTTGGAATCATGCATGGCGGGATAACAAAGACTCTTTTGATGGGAGAACTGAATATCGTGCTAGACCTCGGGAGTTCTCAGGGGAAGAGATTTTAGCACAAGTTGCTAATTTAAATTTTGGTCGGATGGGTAAACATGACAACAATCCGgacaagaaaatgaagaaaacgcCTGAGCATCGAAATTGGTCGAAAAAGAGTGTGTTCTTCGAGTTGGAGTATTGGTCAAAGTTGAAAATCAGGCATAACTTAGATGTGATGCACATCGAGAAGAATGTTTCTGATAGTGTTGTTGGAACAATACTGGACCTAGAAGGAAAATCTAAAGACACGCACAAAGCTCGCAATGATTTGATGAATTTGGgcataaaagaaaatttgtgGTTAGAGTGGGACGGGAGTAAGTGGAATAAAGGTCACCCATTTTATACCGTGGAACCAAAGTTCCAAAAAGAATTCCTTGAGTTTTTGAAATGGGTAAAGTACCCAGATGGATATGCAGCCAGTATCTCTCGAAATGTGAAAGTCGGTGAGAAAAAGATTTCCGGATTGAAGAGTCATGATTGCCACGTGTTATTGCAGCGACTTATTCCCGTGGGTATTCGAAAATTTTTGCCGGAAAATGTGGTTGAACCGATCATTGAATTATCGAGCTTCTTTCAGCAAATATGTGCCAAAACGTTGTGTGTGGTAGACTTGGAAAGGCTGAAAGAAAATATTGTGTACATATTGTGCAAGCTTGAACAAATATTTCCCCCTGCATTCTTTGATGTAATGATTCATGTCATGATCCACTTAGTAGATGAAGCGATACTTGCTGGGCCTGTTAATTTTCGGTGGATGTACCCTATAGAAAG ACTATTGGGAAGGTATAAACGCTATGTGCGGAACAAAGCACGTCCTGAGGGATCTATTACAGCGGTATACCTTTCAAATGAATCCCTCACTTTTTGTGGGATGTATCTCCGTAATGTTGAAAGTTCTTTTAATCGACGTGAACGAAATATTGATGGTGGTGTGCGACTAGAGAAGCTTTCTGTATTTGCTCAAATTGCAAAACCGTTTATGGGTAGTTCAAGTGTTGAATTTACTAGTGCTGACATGAAGATAGCTGAGtggtttatattcaacaattgTGACGAGGTGACACCATTCCTTGA CAGGGAGCATGAGGAAATAATAAAGCGTGAAAGTAGTTCAAACGTGGAGCAAAGACACAAAGATAAGTTTCCTTCTTGGTTTCGTGAACAT ATGAGGAGCTTGGGAAAGGAAAAGTCACCTTTATATAATGATGAGTTGTTTGAGTTAGCGAGAGGTGCTGTGCGAGCTGAAACATATCAAGGCTGTGTTGTGAATGGGGTTAAGTTTGTAGTTGCCGAACGAGATGATAGATTAATCACTCAGAATAGTGGGGTGTATGTGCCTGGAGATGTCGATACTGGAGAACTAGAATTTTATGGAAAGTTGACTAGTGTCATTGAATTGTTATATAGACAGGGGTATAAAGTGGTGTTATTTAAGTGCCACTGGTTCAATACAGACCCTTCTAGACGAGGGAGTATAAAGCGCGACTACCACTTAATATCAGTCAACACAAACACTCGTTGGTATGATAATGATCCTTATATTCTTGCCACTCAAGCGAAGCAAGTGTTTTATGTGGCTGATCCTAAGGCAGGTACTGGTTGGAAAGTAATTCAAAGAATTCAACATAGAAATGTATGGGATATTCCGGAAAAGGGGAACTCTGAGGGTGATAGTAGTGATGATGATGTGACATACCAAGAGAACTCTTCATCAGACATTCCTGATATGGCACAAGTACAACACATTGATGAAACTCTGACTCCGTACTGCTTGGAAAACGTTCCTCCAGTTGCAGTTGAGATTGACTCCATCATTATAGATCTTGGGGCTCTTCCtagaattgatgaaaatgaattCATTTACAATTATAATGAAGAAAGTAGTATAGATACTGATGACTACATAAGCAATGAGGAAAATAGTAGTCATGGTGATGATAGTTCAAGCAGTACTACTGATGACGATAGTGATCTAGATTATTA G
- the LOC103436169 gene encoding uncharacterized protein isoform X5, protein MDREWIRNPNRVSREYLNGISEFLKTASKHVNAEGYTKCPCQNCNNCRLKSLREIQQDLGRYGMSFNYTTWTHHGERLRTVSSCSNPQPVSRPITEIGSDNDHVMNVINDLHPHTHVSQNNALEEDDNTISNDNVEVDESSMPREEHEKFERLLKQAQRELYPGCEGFSVLTAIVEFMHGKVMFGMSNTCYDYFMALFKRMLPKDNVLPPSHYEANKILKDLGLGCEKIHACKYDCVLFYKENKALDQCPVCNEPRYHKSSPDKKRKIPRKVLRYFPLKPRLQRLYMSVHTANDMRWHKEKRVDDDIMRHPADGTAWKEFDNIYPDFAADPRNVRLGLATDGFNPFNNMSKPYSMWPVVVVPYNLPPWRCMKKEFSIMTLLIPGDKAPGREIDVYLRPLIDELKELWENGVPTYDKATNSMFNLRAALMWTINDFPAYANLSGWGTKGYNACPVCNEDGTSERFSDKICYMGHRRWLPWNHAWRDNKDSFDGRTEYRARPREFSGEEILAQVANLNFGRMGKHDNNPDKKMKKTPEHRNWSKKSVFFELEYWSKLKIRHNLDVMHIEKNVSDSVVGTILDLEGKSKDTHKARNDLMNLGIKENLWLEWDGSKWNKGHPFYTVEPKFQKEFLEFLKWVKYPDGYAASISRNVKVGEKKISGLKSHDCHVLLQRLIPVGIRKFLPENVVEPIIELSSFFQQICAKTLCVVDLERLKENIVYILCKLEQIFPPAFFDVMIHVMIHLVDEAILAGPVNFRWMYPIERLLGRYKRYVRNKARPEGSITAVYLSNESLTFCGMYLRNVESSFNRRERNIDGGVRLEKLSVFAQIAKPFMGSSSVEFTSADMKIAEWFIFNNCDEVTPFLEEHEEIIKRESSSNVEQRHKDKFPSWFREHVVYGSVGFWAR, encoded by the exons ATGGACAGGGAATGGATACGAAATCCGAATCGAGTGAGTAGGGAATATTTAAATGGGATTTCAGAATTTTTGAAAACTGCAAGCAAACATGTCAACGCTGAGGGTTATACTAAGTGCCCATGCCAGAATTGTAACAACTGTAGATTAAAGTCATTGAGAGAAATTCAGCAAGATTTGGGTAGATATGGAATGTCATTCAATTATACTACATGGACTCATCATGGGGAACGATTGAGAACTGTTTCAAGTTGTTCAAACCCACAACCAGTGTCGCGACCTATTACTGAAATAGGAAGTGATAATGATCATGTAATGAATGTAATCAATGATCTTCATCCACACACGCATGTTAGTCAAAACAATGCGTTGGAGGAGGATGATAACACAATCAGCAATGATAATGTGGAAGTGGATGAGTCCAGCATGCCTAGAGAAGAACATGAAAAGTTTGAGAGATTATTAAAACAAGCTCAACGAGAATTGTACCCTGGGTGTGAAGGTTTCTCTGTACTAACGGCAATTGTGGAGTTCATGCATGGCAAGGTCATGTTTGGAATGTCCAACACATGCTATGATTATTTCATGGCACTTTTCAAACGGATGCTTCCGAAAGATAATGTTTTGCCTCCATCACATTATGAAGCAAATAAGATTTTGAAAGATTTAGGGTTAGGGTGTGAAAAAATTCATGCCTGCAAGTATGATTGTGTGTTgttttacaaagaaaataaagcgTTAGATCAGTGTCCTGTTTGTAATGAGCCTAGGTATCATAAGAGTTCTCCGGACAAGAAGCGGAAGATTCCGAGAAAAGTGCTACGATATTTTCCACTTAAGCCAAGATTGCAACGGCTGTACATGTCAGTGCACACGGCCAATGATATGAGGTGGCATAAGGAAAAGAGGGTTGATGATGATATCATGCGACATCCCGCTGACGGAACTGCATGGAAAGAGTTTGACAATATATATCCTGACTTTGCAGCAGACCCTCGGAATGTGAGGTTAGGCCTTGCCACGGATGGATTTAATCCATTCAATAATATGAGTAAACCTTATAGTATGTGGCCTGTGGTGGTTGTTCCATATAATTTGCCGCCTTGGAGATGTATGAAAAAAGAATTTTCCATTATGACATTGCTAATCCCAGGTGATAAAGCACCTGGAAGAGAAATCGATGTGTATTTACGACCGTTAATTGATGAGCTGAAAGAATTATGGGAAAATGGTGTGCCAACATATGATAAGGCTACTAATTCTATGTTTAACTTACGTGCGGCATTGATGTGGACAATCAATGATTTTCCAGCTTACGCAAATCTATCGGGATGGGGCACTAAGGGCTATAATGCATGCCCTGTTTGTAATGAGGACGGAACATCAGAAAGGTTCAGCGACAAGATTTGTTACATGGGACATCGACGGTGGCTACCTTGGAATCATGCATGGCGGGATAACAAAGACTCTTTTGATGGGAGAACTGAATATCGTGCTAGACCTCGGGAGTTCTCAGGGGAAGAGATTTTAGCACAAGTTGCTAATTTAAATTTTGGTCGGATGGGTAAACATGACAACAATCCGgacaagaaaatgaagaaaacgcCTGAGCATCGAAATTGGTCGAAAAAGAGTGTGTTCTTCGAGTTGGAGTATTGGTCAAAGTTGAAAATCAGGCATAACTTAGATGTGATGCACATCGAGAAGAATGTTTCTGATAGTGTTGTTGGAACAATACTGGACCTAGAAGGAAAATCTAAAGACACGCACAAAGCTCGCAATGATTTGATGAATTTGGgcataaaagaaaatttgtgGTTAGAGTGGGACGGGAGTAAGTGGAATAAAGGTCACCCATTTTATACCGTGGAACCAAAGTTCCAAAAAGAATTCCTTGAGTTTTTGAAATGGGTAAAGTACCCAGATGGATATGCAGCCAGTATCTCTCGAAATGTGAAAGTCGGTGAGAAAAAGATTTCCGGATTGAAGAGTCATGATTGCCACGTGTTATTGCAGCGACTTATTCCCGTGGGTATTCGAAAATTTTTGCCGGAAAATGTGGTTGAACCGATCATTGAATTATCGAGCTTCTTTCAGCAAATATGTGCCAAAACGTTGTGTGTGGTAGACTTGGAAAGGCTGAAAGAAAATATTGTGTACATATTGTGCAAGCTTGAACAAATATTTCCCCCTGCATTCTTTGATGTAATGATTCATGTCATGATCCACTTAGTAGATGAAGCGATACTTGCTGGGCCTGTTAATTTTCGGTGGATGTACCCTATAGAAAG ACTATTGGGAAGGTATAAACGCTATGTGCGGAACAAAGCACGTCCTGAGGGATCTATTACAGCGGTATACCTTTCAAATGAATCCCTCACTTTTTGTGGGATGTATCTCCGTAATGTTGAAAGTTCTTTTAATCGACGTGAACGAAATATTGATGGTGGTGTGCGACTAGAGAAGCTTTCTGTATTTGCTCAAATTGCAAAACCGTTTATGGGTAGTTCAAGTGTTGAATTTACTAGTGCTGACATGAAGATAGCTGAGtggtttatattcaacaattgTGACGAGGTGACACCATTCCTTGA GGAGCATGAGGAAATAATAAAGCGTGAAAGTAGTTCAAACGTGGAGCAAAGACACAAAGATAAGTTTCCTTCTTGGTTTCGTGAACAT GTTGTCTATGGCTCAGTGGGATTCTGGGCTAGATAG
- the LOC103436169 gene encoding uncharacterized protein isoform X4, which translates to MDREWIRNPNRVSREYLNGISEFLKTASKHVNAEGYTKCPCQNCNNCRLKSLREIQQDLGRYGMSFNYTTWTHHGERLRTVSSCSNPQPVSRPITEIGSDNDHVMNVINDLHPHTHVSQNNALEEDDNTISNDNVEVDESSMPREEHEKFERLLKQAQRELYPGCEGFSVLTAIVEFMHGKVMFGMSNTCYDYFMALFKRMLPKDNVLPPSHYEANKILKDLGLGCEKIHACKYDCVLFYKENKALDQCPVCNEPRYHKSSPDKKRKIPRKVLRYFPLKPRLQRLYMSVHTANDMRWHKEKRVDDDIMRHPADGTAWKEFDNIYPDFAADPRNVRLGLATDGFNPFNNMSKPYSMWPVVVVPYNLPPWRCMKKEFSIMTLLIPGDKAPGREIDVYLRPLIDELKELWENGVPTYDKATNSMFNLRAALMWTINDFPAYANLSGWGTKGYNACPVCNEDGTSERFSDKICYMGHRRWLPWNHAWRDNKDSFDGRTEYRARPREFSGEEILAQVANLNFGRMGKHDNNPDKKMKKTPEHRNWSKKSVFFELEYWSKLKIRHNLDVMHIEKNVSDSVVGTILDLEGKSKDTHKARNDLMNLGIKENLWLEWDGSKWNKGHPFYTVEPKFQKEFLEFLKWVKYPDGYAASISRNVKVGEKKISGLKSHDCHVLLQRLIPVGIRKFLPENVVEPIIELSSFFQQICAKTLCVVDLERLKENIVYILCKLEQIFPPAFFDVMIHVMIHLVDEAILAGPVNFRWMYPIERLLGRYKRYVRNKARPEGSITAVYLSNESLTFCGMYLRNVESSFNRRERNIDGGVRLEKLSVFAQIAKPFMGSSSVEFTSADMKIAEWFIFNNCDEVTPFLDREHEEIIKRESSSNVEQRHKDKFPSWFREHVVYGSVGFWAR; encoded by the exons ATGGACAGGGAATGGATACGAAATCCGAATCGAGTGAGTAGGGAATATTTAAATGGGATTTCAGAATTTTTGAAAACTGCAAGCAAACATGTCAACGCTGAGGGTTATACTAAGTGCCCATGCCAGAATTGTAACAACTGTAGATTAAAGTCATTGAGAGAAATTCAGCAAGATTTGGGTAGATATGGAATGTCATTCAATTATACTACATGGACTCATCATGGGGAACGATTGAGAACTGTTTCAAGTTGTTCAAACCCACAACCAGTGTCGCGACCTATTACTGAAATAGGAAGTGATAATGATCATGTAATGAATGTAATCAATGATCTTCATCCACACACGCATGTTAGTCAAAACAATGCGTTGGAGGAGGATGATAACACAATCAGCAATGATAATGTGGAAGTGGATGAGTCCAGCATGCCTAGAGAAGAACATGAAAAGTTTGAGAGATTATTAAAACAAGCTCAACGAGAATTGTACCCTGGGTGTGAAGGTTTCTCTGTACTAACGGCAATTGTGGAGTTCATGCATGGCAAGGTCATGTTTGGAATGTCCAACACATGCTATGATTATTTCATGGCACTTTTCAAACGGATGCTTCCGAAAGATAATGTTTTGCCTCCATCACATTATGAAGCAAATAAGATTTTGAAAGATTTAGGGTTAGGGTGTGAAAAAATTCATGCCTGCAAGTATGATTGTGTGTTgttttacaaagaaaataaagcgTTAGATCAGTGTCCTGTTTGTAATGAGCCTAGGTATCATAAGAGTTCTCCGGACAAGAAGCGGAAGATTCCGAGAAAAGTGCTACGATATTTTCCACTTAAGCCAAGATTGCAACGGCTGTACATGTCAGTGCACACGGCCAATGATATGAGGTGGCATAAGGAAAAGAGGGTTGATGATGATATCATGCGACATCCCGCTGACGGAACTGCATGGAAAGAGTTTGACAATATATATCCTGACTTTGCAGCAGACCCTCGGAATGTGAGGTTAGGCCTTGCCACGGATGGATTTAATCCATTCAATAATATGAGTAAACCTTATAGTATGTGGCCTGTGGTGGTTGTTCCATATAATTTGCCGCCTTGGAGATGTATGAAAAAAGAATTTTCCATTATGACATTGCTAATCCCAGGTGATAAAGCACCTGGAAGAGAAATCGATGTGTATTTACGACCGTTAATTGATGAGCTGAAAGAATTATGGGAAAATGGTGTGCCAACATATGATAAGGCTACTAATTCTATGTTTAACTTACGTGCGGCATTGATGTGGACAATCAATGATTTTCCAGCTTACGCAAATCTATCGGGATGGGGCACTAAGGGCTATAATGCATGCCCTGTTTGTAATGAGGACGGAACATCAGAAAGGTTCAGCGACAAGATTTGTTACATGGGACATCGACGGTGGCTACCTTGGAATCATGCATGGCGGGATAACAAAGACTCTTTTGATGGGAGAACTGAATATCGTGCTAGACCTCGGGAGTTCTCAGGGGAAGAGATTTTAGCACAAGTTGCTAATTTAAATTTTGGTCGGATGGGTAAACATGACAACAATCCGgacaagaaaatgaagaaaacgcCTGAGCATCGAAATTGGTCGAAAAAGAGTGTGTTCTTCGAGTTGGAGTATTGGTCAAAGTTGAAAATCAGGCATAACTTAGATGTGATGCACATCGAGAAGAATGTTTCTGATAGTGTTGTTGGAACAATACTGGACCTAGAAGGAAAATCTAAAGACACGCACAAAGCTCGCAATGATTTGATGAATTTGGgcataaaagaaaatttgtgGTTAGAGTGGGACGGGAGTAAGTGGAATAAAGGTCACCCATTTTATACCGTGGAACCAAAGTTCCAAAAAGAATTCCTTGAGTTTTTGAAATGGGTAAAGTACCCAGATGGATATGCAGCCAGTATCTCTCGAAATGTGAAAGTCGGTGAGAAAAAGATTTCCGGATTGAAGAGTCATGATTGCCACGTGTTATTGCAGCGACTTATTCCCGTGGGTATTCGAAAATTTTTGCCGGAAAATGTGGTTGAACCGATCATTGAATTATCGAGCTTCTTTCAGCAAATATGTGCCAAAACGTTGTGTGTGGTAGACTTGGAAAGGCTGAAAGAAAATATTGTGTACATATTGTGCAAGCTTGAACAAATATTTCCCCCTGCATTCTTTGATGTAATGATTCATGTCATGATCCACTTAGTAGATGAAGCGATACTTGCTGGGCCTGTTAATTTTCGGTGGATGTACCCTATAGAAAG ACTATTGGGAAGGTATAAACGCTATGTGCGGAACAAAGCACGTCCTGAGGGATCTATTACAGCGGTATACCTTTCAAATGAATCCCTCACTTTTTGTGGGATGTATCTCCGTAATGTTGAAAGTTCTTTTAATCGACGTGAACGAAATATTGATGGTGGTGTGCGACTAGAGAAGCTTTCTGTATTTGCTCAAATTGCAAAACCGTTTATGGGTAGTTCAAGTGTTGAATTTACTAGTGCTGACATGAAGATAGCTGAGtggtttatattcaacaattgTGACGAGGTGACACCATTCCTTGA CAGGGAGCATGAGGAAATAATAAAGCGTGAAAGTAGTTCAAACGTGGAGCAAAGACACAAAGATAAGTTTCCTTCTTGGTTTCGTGAACAT GTTGTCTATGGCTCAGTGGGATTCTGGGCTAGATAG